A single genomic interval of Helianthus annuus cultivar XRQ/B chromosome 13, HanXRQr2.0-SUNRISE, whole genome shotgun sequence harbors:
- the LOC110898442 gene encoding translocation protein SEC62, translating to MKKAGAEKKRARRSSAAVKTAAGRDPATDTPPRKQGNKKDVFQLFAEKVRDHKDLVSRWAVLQETRVEYFRGKDFVSFLKNHPELKDILESDRHLEVDDIVNVLLSKNLLVRCDRVVKTVRPGKRKLSTWPAHLEIFPEQEFSDNDAFFAWTFVNKRPLWQTLLSLSWPVLTLAICLFPVYPHQAKLLILYSCAGVLLLILCLLLVRALIFGASWILLGKRIWIFPNILAEEATLRELFRFWPQKDEEEKPKLTARLFYAIVAVLAILLLRHHAPDEAARARYQKRVSNIIDDVLEWDPRLALSGMMDSMQSEVNGTETNNNVTDGGGSEKAASPDYVEHEHDESTEDKDLYDEKI from the exons ATGAAGAAAGCCGGAGCCGAGAAGAAGCGGGCCCGGCGATCCTCCGCCGCCGTAAAAACTGCTGCCGGTCGAGATCCGGCCACCGATACTCCGCCTAGG AAACAAGGGAACAAGAAAGACGTATTCCAATTATTTGCTGAGAAAGTGAGAGATCATAAAGACTTGGTCTCCAGGTGGGCCGTGTTACAGGAAACCCGTGTTGAGTACTTTAGGGGAAAGGATTTTGTTTCGTTTTTGAAAAATCATCCAGAGCTCAAAGACATCTTAGAATCAGATAGGCATCTAGAAGTAGATGATATTGTCAATGTACTGCTGAGCAAGAACCTTCTAGTTCGTTGTGACCGCGTGGTGAAAACAGTACGTCCTGGAAAAAGAAAATTGTCAACATGGCCAGCTCATTTAGAAATATTTCCT GAGCAGGAGTTTTCTGATAATGATGCATTTTTTGCATGGACTTTTGTGAACAAGCGGCCACTATGGCAAACACTTTTATCATTATCTTGGCCTGTTTTGACTCTTGCAATCTGCTTGTTCCCTGTGTATCCTCACCAGGCGAAACTTCTCATACTCTACTCGTGTGCTGGGGTACTTCTCCTTATTCTTTGCCTGCTTTTGG TGAGAGCCCTGATATTTGGTGCATCATGGATTTTACTTGGGAAACGTATCTGGATTTTCCCAAACATACTTGCTGAAGAAGCAACACTCAGAGAACTTTTCCGTTTTTGGCCCCAAAAAGACGAGGAGGAGAAACCCAAGTTAACAGCAAGGTTGTTTTATGCAATTGTGGCTGTTTTAGCCATACTACTTTTGAGGCATCATGCTCCTGATGAGGCTGCTAGGGCCAG GTATCAGAAGCGGGTTTCCAACATTATAGACGATGTTCTTGAGTGGGACCCACGGTTGGCTTTGTCGGGCATGATGGATAGCATGCAGTCAGAAGTTAACGGTACTGAAACTAACAACAATGTTACTGATGGCGGAGGCAGTGAAAAGGCAGCGTCCCCTGACTATGTGGAACATGAGCATGATGAAAGTACAGAAGACAAAGATCTGTACGATGAAAAAATATAG
- the LOC110901179 gene encoding adenylate kinase isoenzyme 6 homolog, producing the protein MRSKPNILVTGTPGTGKTTTSSALAEATHLRHINIGDLVKDKKLHDGWDDHLQCYIINEDLVCDELEDIMEEGGIIVDYHGCDFFPERWFDRVVVLRTETSVLYDRLSKRGYAGAKLTNNIECEIFQELLEEAKESYKEEIVLAMKSDTVEDMNRNVSEITEWVSSWSSTT; encoded by the exons ATGAGAAGCAAGCCGAACATACTGGTGACCGGTACACCGGGGACAGGGAAGACTACGACGTCGTCTGCGTTGGCAGAGGCAACTCACCTGCGACATATTAACATCGGAGACCTTGTTAAGGATAAAAAGTTGCACGATGGTTGGGACGACCACCTCCAATGTTACATCATCAACGAAGATCTC GTTTGTGATGAACTTGAGGATATAATGGAAGAGGGAGGGATCATCGTGGACTATCACGGATGCGATTTCTTTCCAGAACGATGGTTTGACCGTGTGGTTGTGCTCCGAACAGAAACCTCCGTTCTTTATGACCGTTTGAGCAAACG GGGTTACGCGGGTGCAAAGCTTACCAACAATATTGAATGCGAGATCTTTCAAGAGCTGCTGGAGGAAGCGAAAGAGAGTTACAAAGAGGAGATCGTTCTGGCGATGAAAAGCGACACTGTTGAGGACATGAATAGGAACGTAAGCGAGATAACCGAGTGGGTTTCGAGCTGGAGCTCCACCACCTGA
- the LOC110898443 gene encoding 28 kDa ribonucleoprotein, chloroplastic gives MVHLVKLFQFPSMATYYHCLTSISLQHSSSSLSVSKSKSNPTYPLIYRTKLSSSSSSFIQCPQNPATKPQIFTVSALVEGEQQQYYSSGNGYSLQEDSNFRNSFKPYELYVCNLPRSCDIPELHNKFKTYGTVQSVEVPRNAETGISRGCGYVTMSSLEEAKAAIAALDGSDVGGREMRVRLSVDMNSKRGSTISSSQPQKNLVSESLISSSRPQKNLVFESPFKMYVGNLAWSVKPEDLRNHFSQFGNVISTKVLHDRKGGKNRVYGFLSFSTSAELEAAMSLDDTEFYGRTIKLREVVKWPEPEP, from the exons ATGGTTCACTTGGTGAAGCTCTTCCAGTTTCCATCCATGGCCACTTATTATCATTGCTTAACCTCAATCTCATTACAACATTCTTCTTCCTCACTATCAGTCTCTAAATCCAAATCCAATCCCACATATCCCTTAATTTACAGAACCAAATTATCTTCTTCGTCTTCCTCTTTTATCCAATGCCCCCAAAACCCTGCAACTAAACCACAGATCTTCACCGTTTCAGCACTTGTTGAAGGTGAACAGCAACAGTATTATTCTTCTGGAAATGGGTACAGCTTGCAAGAGGATTCTAATTTCAGGAACTCTTTTAAACCCTATGAACTCTACGTCTGTAATCTCCCCAGAAGCTGTGACATCCCCGAGCTCCATAATAAGTTCAAAACCTATGGTACAGTTCAGTCTGTTGAG GTCCCCAGAAACGCAGAGACTGGGATAAGCCGGGGTTGCGGGTACGTGACCATGAGCTCACTCGAAGAAGCCAAAGCTGCAATCGCTGCTCTAGATGGTTCC GATGTTGGTGGGCGAGAGATGCGAGTCAGGTTGTCAGTTGACATGAATAGTAAACGGGGAAGCACGATATCTAGTTCCCAACCTCAGAAGAATTTGGTATCTGAGTCACTGATATCAAGTTCCCGACCTCAAAAGAATTTGGTATTTGAGTCGCCTTTCAAAATGTACGTTGGTAATCTTGCGTGGAGTGTTAAACCAGAGGATTTGAGAAATCACTTTAGCCAGTTTGGTAATGTGATTAGCACAAAGGTTTTGCATGATCGTAAAGGCGGAAAGAATCGCGTATACGGGTTTCTTTCATTCTCAACATCTGCAGAACTTGAAGCTGCTATGTCTTTAGATGACACA GAATTTTATGGTAGAACAATAAAGCTTCGAGAAGTTGTAAAATGGCCCGAGCCAGAGCCTTGA
- the LOC110898444 gene encoding pentatricopeptide repeat-containing protein At4g01400, mitochondrial, with product MIPSHFTIKTLIPKPIRFFSTHNHQQPTTLPSPSRIHKLIASQSDPLVAYEIFHLSSKTHPNFHHSYSTIQTLILKLAHSRHFSLMNSLLSSLKHDRRYTLTPSLFTHIIRIYGEANSPEKALKTFYTMLEFDVKPRPKQLNVILEILVSERQYLRPAFDLFKSVNRYGVCPNVESYNVLMRAFCLNGDLSVAYQLFGEMSKRDVMPNVESYRILMQGLCRKSQVNRAVELLEDMLNKGFVPDGLIYTTVLNSLCRKKKFREAYKVLCRMKVKGCDPDIVHYNTVILGFCRENRAHDACKVLEDMDANGCLPNLVSYQTLVGGLCSQGLYDEAKSYLDLMVSKGFSPHVSVWHVLVNGLCGVGKVDAACSVLEGMLKSGEAPHVDTWMDVISRICEVEIGRLEEVLKVEIAPYTRIIDAGVDLQEYLVKKGRANAKFGSRREKV from the coding sequence ATGATCCCTTCTCATTTCaccatcaaaaccctaattccaaAACCCATACGCTTCTTCTCAACCCACAATCATCAACAACCCACCACTCTTCCATCCCCATCACGAATCCACAAACTCATTGCTTCTCAATCAGACCCACTTGTAGCCTATGAAATCTTCCACTTATCTTCCAAAACCCACCCCAATTTCCACCATTCCTACTCCACCATTCAAACCCTCATCCTCAAACTCGCCCATTCCCGCCATTTCTCCCTCATGAATTCCCTTCTCTCTTCGTTAAAACATGATCGCCGCTACACCCTCACCCCCTCCCTCTTCACCCACATTATTCGCATCTACGGCGAAGCCAATTCGCCCGAAAAAGCCCTCAAAACGTTCTACACAATGCTCGAGTTTGACGTCAAGCCACGGCCAAAGCAATTGAATGTGATTCTTGAGATTTTGGTGTCGGAAAGGCAGTATCTTCGGCCTGCGTTTGACTTGTTTAAGTCGGTGAATCGGTATGGTGTGTGTCCGAATGTCGAATCGTATAATGTTTTGATGCGGGCGTTTTGTTTGAATGGTGATCTTAGTGTTGCGTACCAGCTGTTTGGTGAAATGTCTAAGAGAGATGTAATGCCGAATGTGGAGTCGTATCGGATTCTGATGCAGGGTTTGTGTAGGAAGAGTCAGGTGAATCGGGCTGTGGAGTTGTTGGAGGATATGTTGAACAAAGGGTTTGTACCGGATGGGTTGATTTACACAACAGTGTTGAATAGTTTGTGTAGGAAGAAGAAGTTTCGGGAGGCGTATAAGGTGTTATGTCGGATGAAAGTCAAAGGGTGTGACCCGGATATTGTGCATTACAATACGGTTATCTTAGGTTTCTGTAGGGAAAATCGCGCACATGATGCGTGTAAGGTTCTTGAAGACATGGATGCGAATGGTTGTTTGCCGAATTTGGTGTCGTATCAGACTCTAGTCGGTGGTTTATGCAGTCAGGGTTTGTATGATGAGGCTAAAAGTTATTTGGATTTAATGGTGTCGAAAGGGTTTTCTCCTCATGTGTCGGTTTGGCATGTGTTGGTCAACGGGTTATGTGGTGTTGGGAAGGTTGATGCAGCGTGTTCGGTTTTGGAGGGTATGTTGAAAAGTGGAGAAGCTCCGCATGTTGATACTTGGATGGATGTAATTAGTAGGATTTGTGAGGTGGAAATTGGGAGACTAGAGGAAGTATTGAAGGTTGAAATAGCGCCTTATACGAGAATAATAGACGCAGGTGTTGATTTACAAGAGTATTTAGTTAAAAAGGGTCGAGCGAATGCAAAATTTGGATCTAGAAGAGAAAAGGTTTGA
- the LOC110901180 gene encoding uncharacterized protein LOC110901180, which produces MDRWKQVYTFKVYPINGKSMWPRSLLPTTITPPYYHKSVGWPKKARRKTTSELEDITEGRRLRKVGTSGTCGKCGNTVHNSRSCNGRSEAVPTQQTSAKSSKLGVGSTKGQKGKKHYAGSSEGLKGKKDVQKQKACRKCKGIGHNSRTCQGNKV; this is translated from the coding sequence ATGGATAGGTGGAAGCAAGTTTACACATTCAAGGTGTATCCAATTAATGGTAAGTCAATGTGGCCAAGATCTCTACTGCCAACAACAATCACACCACCATATTACCATAAGTCTGTTGGGTGGCCAAAAAAAGCAAGGAGGAAAACAACCTCAGAGTTAGAGGACATCACAGAGGGTCGGAGACTAAGGAAGGTTGGTACATCAGGTACTTGTGGCAAGTGTGGTAATACAGTGCACAACAGCAGGTCCTGTAATGGTAGGTCAGAGGCTGTCCCAACTCAGCAAACTAGTGCTAAGTCCAGTAAACTTGGTGTTGGATCAACAAAAGGGCAAAAAGGGAAAAAGCATTATGCTGGAAGTAGCGAAGGTCTGAAAGGGAAGAAGGATGTCCAAAAGCAGAAGGCTTGTCGAAAGTGTAAGGGGATAGGTCATAACAGTAGAACTTGTCAAGGCAATAAGGTGTAG